The following are encoded in a window of Maylandia zebra isolate NMK-2024a linkage group LG5, Mzebra_GT3a, whole genome shotgun sequence genomic DNA:
- the grm6b gene encoding glutamate receptor, metabotropic 6b, whose translation MISEVLSSHQCSWFGTSYGYKPWLRLLWVLLVGFSPASRAQQGTQPQSIKIEGDITLGGLFPMHSRGPAGIPCGEIKREKGIHRLEAMLYALDQINSDPELLPNITLGARILDTCSRDTYALEQSLTFVQALIQKDNSDVRCSNGEPPIFPKPERVVGVIGASGSSVSIMVANVLRLFAIPQISYASTAPELSDKSRYEFFSRVVPPDSYQAQAMVDIVKNMGWNYVSTLASEGNYGESGVDAFLQISREAGGLCIAQSIRIPREPRPGEFDKIIKRLMETSNARGVIIFANEDDIKRVLQAAKKANLTGHFLFVGSDSWGSKNSAIEDQEEVAEGAVTILPKRASIDGFDQYFTSRSLENNRRNIWFAEFWEDDFKCKLTRPGIKYDPGRRKCTGDERISRDSQYEQEGKVQFVIDAVYAMAHALHSMHLDLCAGSMGVCEKMDPVDGRMLLQYIRSVNFNGSAGTGVMFNENGDAPGRYDIFQYQMSNVSNPGYKNIGQWTNHLRLNSEEMQWSGGDRKIPESVCSFPCESGERKKMVKGVPCCWHCELCDGYQYLLDEFTCDMCPFDMRPLENRTGCRPTPIIKLEWSSPWAIIPVFLAILGILATTGAIVTFIRFNDTPIVRASGRELSYVLLTGIFLIYLITFFMIAEPSVAICAFRRLFLGLGMCISYAAMLTKTNRIYRIFEQGKKSVTPPKFISPTSQLIITFILISVQLLAVFIWFGVIPPHTIIDYEEQKPPNPEFARGILKCDMSDLSLILCLSYSIVLMITCTVYAIKSRGVPETFNEAKPIGFTMYTTCIIWLAFVPIFFGTAQSTEKMFIQTTTLTVSMSLSATVSLGMLYIPKVYVIIFHPEQNVQKRKRSFKAVVQAATVTTHLSLKSNDKQNGESKVEPDRSQ comes from the exons ATGATATCAGAGGTCCTCTCATCCCATCAGTGCTCCTGGTTTGGTACGTCATATGGATACAAACCATGGCTTCGGTTGCTTTGGGTTCTGCTGGTGGGTTTCAGTCCAGCCTCACGTGCCCAGCAGGGCACCCAGCCTCAGTCCATCAAAATCGAAGGCGACATCACCCTGGGCGGCCTCTTCCCTATGCATTCTCGGGGTCCGGCTGGGATACCCTGCGGAGAGAtcaagagagagaaagggatcCATCGACTGGAGGCCATGCTCTATGCCTTGGACCAGATCAACAGCGATCCCGAGCTGCTGCCTAACATCACACTTGGGGCTCGGATCCTCGACACCTGCTCCAGAGACACGTATGCCCTGGAACAGTCGCTCACCTTTGTCCAGGCCCTCATCCAGAAGGACAACTCGGATGTGCGCTGCTCAAACGGAGAGCCTCCGATATTCCCAAAACCGGAGAGGGTGGTTGGGGTGATTGGTGCATCTGGAAGTTCGGTGTCCATCATGGTGGCCAATGTACTCAGACTGTTTGCG ATCCCCCAGATCAGCTATGCATCGACTGCCCCGGAGCTGAGCGACAAAAGCCGCTATGAGTTCTTCTCCCGTGTGGTGCCTCCTGACTCCTACCAGGCTCAGGCCATGGTGGACATCGTCAAGAACATGGGCTGGAACTACGTGTCCACGCTGGCATCTGAGGGCAACTACGGAGAGAGCGGAGTGGATGCCTTCCTCCAGATCTCCAGAGAAGCAG GAGGGCTGTGTATTGCACAGTCCATAAGGATTCCACGAGAGCCCAGACCAGGGGAGTTTGATAAAATCATCAAGAGACTGATGGAGACCTCCAACGCTCGTGGGGTTATCATCTTTGCCAATGAGGATGACATCAA ACGGGTGTTGCAGGCTGCCAAAAAGGCCAACCTGACAGGCCACTTCCTATTTGTTGGATCGGATAGTTGGGGATCCAAAAACTCTGCGATTGAAGACcaggaggaggtggctgagggTGCTGTCACCATCCTGCCTAAAAGAGCCTCCATTGACG GGTTCGACCAGTACTTCACTTCGAGGTCGCTGGAGAACAACAGGAGAAACATCTGGTTTGCAGAATTCTGGGAGGATGACTTCAAGTGTAAACTAACTCGTCCTGGGATAAAATACGATCCTGGTAGAAGAAAATGTACAG GTGACGAAAGAATCAGCCGAGACTCTCAGTACGAACAGGAGGGCAAGGTGCAGTTTGTGATTGATGCTGTGTACGCCATGGCCCACGCCTTGCACAGCATGCACCTGGACCTCTGTGCTGGCTCCATGGGCGTGTGCGAAAAGATGGACCCCGTAGATGGACGCATGCTCCTCCAGTACATTCGCTCTGTGAACTTCAATG GTAGCGCAGGAACTGGAGTGATGTTCAATGAAAATGGAGATGCTCCGGGTCGATATGACATCTTCCAGTACCAGATGTCCAATGTCAGCAATCCTGGCTACAAGAATATCGGCCAGTGGACAAACCATCTTCGCCTCAAT TCAGAGGAGATGCAGTGGTCGGGCGGTGACCGTAAAATTCCAGAGTCGGTGTGCAGTTTTCCCTGCGAGTCTGGCGAGAGGAAAAAGATGGTCAAGGGTGTTCCCTGCTGCTGGCACTGCGAGCTCTGTGATGGCTACCAGTATCTGCTGGATGAATTCACCTGTGACATGTGCCCATTCGACATGAGGCCCTTGGAGAACCGCACGGGATGCCGCCCCACACCAATCATCAAGCTGGAGTGGAGCTCTCCCTGGGCCATCATCCCCGTCTTCTTGGCCATCCTGGGCATCTTAGCAACCACCGGAGCCATTGTCACCTTCATCCGCTTCAATGACACACCCATTGTCCGGGCTTCTGGGAGAGAGCTCAGCTATGTGTTGCTGACAGGAATCTTCCTCATCTACCTCATCACCTTCTTCATGATTGCAGAGCCCAGTGTGGCAATATGCGCCTTCCGCCGCCTGTTTTTGGGGCTCGGGATGTGCATCAGCTACGCCGCCATGCTGACGAAGACCAACCGGATCTACCGCATCTTTGAGCAGGGCAAGAAGTCGGTCACACCTCCTAAGTTTATCAGCCCGACCTCTCAGCTTATCATTACTTTTATACTCATCTCAGTGCAG TTACTCGCGGTGTTCATCTGGTTTGGTGTGATCCCCCCACACACCATCATTGACTATGAAGAGCAGAAGCCTccaaacccagagtttgcccgTGGAATTCTCAAGTGCGACATGTCCGACCTGTCCCTCATACTGTGTTTGAGCTACAGCATTGTACTGATGATCACCTGCACGGTGTATGCCATTAAAAGCAGAGGAGTTCCTGAGACCTTCAATGAGGCCAAACCAATTGGCTTCACCATGTACACCACCTGCATCATCTGGCTGGCCTTTGTACCCATCTTCTTTGGCACAGCGCAGTCTACAGAGAAG ATGTTCATCCAAACCACCACTCTGACCGTGTCCATGAGCCTGAGCGCCACCGTATCCTTGGGCATGCTCTATATCCCCAAAGTCTACGTCATCATCTTCCACCCGGAGCAGAACGTCCAAAAGAGAAAGCGCAGCTTTAAAGCCGTGGTTCAGGCGGCTACCGTGACCACGCACCTGTCCCTGAAGTCCAACGACAAACAGAACGGAGAGTCCAAGGTCGAGCCTGACAGGTCACAGTGA
- the comtb gene encoding catechol O-methyltransferase B has translation MWLTLFYSCTGGAALLYALYRWLIPTAVQYHGGLALLWHDMIVERMLDTLTQSTRPQRLLHAVQKNATRGDPRSVVKAIDNFCRQKEWAMNVGDEKGCILDSVVSEVNPVTVLELGTYCGYSTVRIASLLPPRAKIITLEFNPDYAKIARQVIAWAGLEDKIQVVEGPSGEWIPKMKEQFGVKTFDLVFLDHWKDRYLPDTKLLEDCGLLRKGTILLADNVICPGTPDYLEYVRNSPRYKSQYFKSHLEYTKAEDGLEKSVFLG, from the exons ATGTGGCTGACTCTATTCTACAGCTGCACAGGTGGAGCAGCTCTTCTGTATGCTCTGTACAGATGGCTGATTCCCACTGCTGTGCAGTATCATGGAGGACTGGCGCTATTGTGGCACGACATGATTGTGGAGCGAATGCTGGACACACTGACCCAGTCCACACGTCCTCAG CGACTCCTACATGCAGTACAGAAGAACGCCACTAGAGGAGACCCTCGCAGCGTGGTGAAAGCCATCGACAACTTCTGCAGACAGAAGGAATGGGCCATGAATGTCGGGGATGAGAAAG GCTGCATTCTTGATTCAGTGGTGTCTGAAGTGAATCCAGTCACTGTGTTAGAGCTGGGAACCTACTGTGGCTACTCTACGGTGCGCATCGCCAGCCTTCTTCCTCCACGCGCCAAGATCATCACTCTTGAATTTAACCCAGACTACGCCAAAATTGCTCGTCAGGTTATTGCTTGGGCAGGACTAGAGGATAAG atcCAGGTAGTTGAAGGCCCATCTGGCGAGTGGATCCCCAAAATGAAGGAACAGTTTGGGGTGAAAACATTTGATTTGGTTTTCTTGGATCACTGGAAAGATCGCTACCTTCCTGACACAAAGCTGCTAGAG GACTGTGGCCTCCTAAGGAAAGGCACTATCTTGCTGGCAGACAACGTCATCTGCCCTGGAACCCCTGATTACCTTGAGTATGTTCGAAACAGCCCGAGATACAAAAGCCAGTACTTCAAATCTCATCTGGAGTACACCAAAGCGGAGGATGGCTTGGAGAAATCTGTCTTCTTAGGGTAG